A window of the Rhizobium brockwellii genome harbors these coding sequences:
- a CDS encoding DUF995 domain-containing protein — protein sequence MSMLQKMFLAVALTSGIATAASASGTNEPAGIETAKPMSSAEIYRLYNQNSWMWKAGAGYFSAKARRFTAWSQENGSPSFGMGRWFITETGKLCFNADWHAKTGTATAITCFSHRKKGGLIYQKREPDGEWYVFKSAPAQATDEFAKLRHGDYVSSQLGRIETSVSKTK from the coding sequence ATGTCCATGCTTCAAAAAATGTTCCTGGCCGTGGCCCTGACCAGCGGTATCGCCACGGCCGCGTCGGCTTCCGGAACCAATGAGCCTGCGGGGATCGAGACCGCAAAGCCGATGAGCAGCGCGGAAATCTATCGGCTCTACAACCAGAATTCCTGGATGTGGAAAGCCGGCGCCGGCTACTTCTCCGCAAAGGCGCGTCGCTTTACCGCCTGGTCGCAGGAAAATGGCTCGCCGTCCTTCGGCATGGGCCGCTGGTTCATCACGGAGACGGGTAAACTCTGCTTCAACGCCGACTGGCACGCCAAGACCGGAACGGCGACAGCAATCACCTGCTTCAGCCACCGCAAGAAGGGCGGCCTGATCTATCAGAAACGCGAACCGGACGGTGAATGGTACGTTTTCAAGAGCGCACCGGCACAAGCCACCGACGAATTCGCTAAGCTTCGCCATGGCGACTACGTGAGCTCTCAATTGGGGAGGATTGAGACGAGCGTCAGTAAGACCAAATAA
- a CDS encoding DUF4274 domain-containing protein — MDGKFESYDAEQRAMIDWLTGRSPDARHAIAQDLNFDFAEDVFEWILTQPDCDLATAASYFWRTEPFDLLENSAYRSEDSMTVQRLIDRVNAGFYSRSEIFYGGQEPREGEEVDSSTLEEAELLREFAHDHKASNLPWTLPEALVPPFGHRAVRISDEEDPDKSEELRKLFAGLGTGSGLIPAEAMGADQPPGKMPQPAQQFTVGKKQQRRAGRLSRRSTFTSHSLRRDGD, encoded by the coding sequence ATGGACGGCAAATTCGAAAGTTACGATGCTGAACAGCGGGCCATGATAGATTGGTTGACCGGCCGGTCCCCCGATGCTCGTCATGCTATTGCGCAAGATCTGAACTTCGACTTCGCTGAAGATGTGTTCGAGTGGATCCTGACGCAGCCGGACTGCGATCTGGCAACTGCCGCAAGCTATTTCTGGCGGACAGAACCTTTCGACCTTCTCGAAAATTCTGCCTACAGGAGCGAAGACAGCATGACGGTGCAGCGGCTGATAGACCGCGTCAATGCGGGTTTTTATAGCCGGTCGGAGATTTTTTATGGCGGGCAGGAGCCGCGAGAAGGCGAAGAGGTGGACAGCTCGACACTTGAAGAAGCCGAACTGCTTCGAGAGTTTGCGCACGACCATAAGGCTTCCAATCTTCCCTGGACTTTACCTGAGGCGTTAGTGCCGCCGTTTGGGCATCGCGCAGTTCGCATCTCGGATGAAGAAGATCCCGATAAATCGGAAGAGCTCAGAAAGCTCTTTGCCGGGCTCGGGACAGGTTCCGGACTAATTCCAGCAGAAGCGATGGGGGCGGATCAGCCTCCAGGAAAGATGCCGCAGCCGGCGCAACAATTCACCGTCGGAAAAAAGCAGCAGCGTCGAGCAGGTCGCCTTTCACGCCGTTCTACCTTTACATCGCATTCGTTGCGGCGGGATGGGGATTGA
- a CDS encoding helix-turn-helix domain-containing protein has protein sequence MAKGSESDDDPAAEQERPAHMERRRWPREPAMRKERPPHASPALVPLRFSTQDLPPAEQFQAWRAHMAPLVDVHLPEGKSPEDGFLAEQIGWHLGDILIVQQRAHAHRYVRDQAMLRSSPIDHWNVGLQRSGQAWTEVNRRVTETSAGEILFISLGSPYRGRMTDTEALLVFLPYELLARDASLLQSAGNTVLSGSHAELLTGYLTGLETNLGNLTIEEVPRIIQTIGDMVVAGAASSTRTDTGQNQTNVGLMERAHRYIHVNLHSENLTPDMMCRALGISRTRLYQLFEANGGVLNYIRKRRLLQAYADLSNSADHRPISEIAEAAGFEVAANFTRAFIHEFGLSPREIRRTMATQQRPAPAIRSTRRYGKTIGDWLALTS, from the coding sequence ATGGCTAAAGGGTCTGAATCCGACGATGATCCTGCCGCGGAACAGGAACGGCCGGCGCATATGGAGCGGCGGCGCTGGCCGCGTGAACCGGCCATGCGCAAGGAACGCCCGCCCCACGCCTCCCCTGCACTCGTGCCGCTGCGATTCTCGACGCAGGACCTGCCACCGGCAGAACAATTCCAGGCCTGGCGGGCACATATGGCGCCGCTCGTGGATGTTCATCTGCCGGAGGGAAAATCACCGGAAGACGGGTTCCTCGCGGAGCAGATCGGCTGGCATCTCGGCGATATCCTGATCGTCCAGCAGCGCGCGCATGCCCACAGATATGTCCGCGATCAGGCCATGCTTCGATCGAGCCCCATCGACCATTGGAACGTCGGCCTGCAGCGCAGCGGCCAAGCCTGGACCGAGGTCAACCGTCGTGTCACCGAGACCAGTGCCGGCGAGATACTTTTCATCTCTCTCGGCAGCCCCTATCGCGGACGGATGACCGATACCGAAGCTTTGCTCGTGTTCCTGCCGTATGAGCTGCTGGCTCGCGATGCGAGCCTTCTCCAGAGCGCCGGCAACACGGTTCTTTCGGGCAGCCACGCCGAGTTGCTCACGGGCTATCTCACGGGCCTCGAAACGAACCTCGGGAATCTGACGATAGAGGAAGTGCCCCGGATCATCCAAACCATCGGCGATATGGTCGTTGCGGGCGCCGCGTCGTCCACAAGGACTGATACAGGTCAAAACCAGACCAACGTGGGACTGATGGAGCGGGCGCACCGCTACATTCACGTCAATCTCCATTCGGAAAACTTGACACCGGACATGATGTGCCGCGCGTTGGGGATTTCGCGTACGCGGCTTTACCAGCTGTTTGAGGCGAACGGGGGCGTGCTCAATTATATTCGCAAGCGGCGATTGCTGCAGGCCTATGCGGATCTCAGCAATTCGGCCGACCACAGGCCGATTTCAGAAATCGCAGAAGCCGCCGGTTTCGAGGTCGCCGCCAATTTTACGCGCGCCTTCATCCACGAATTCGGGCTGAGCCCGCGTGAAATCCGAAGGACGATGGCAACCCAACAGCGGCCGGCTCCGGCCATCCGCTCGACGCGGCGTTACGGAAAAACGATCGGTGATTGGCTGGCCCTGACGAGTTGA
- a CDS encoding VOC family protein: MRLNHLDFHVPDIAATADFFICHFGLKLKDMRGQNGLAILEDDTGLEIVLSHAIAKFGTADQVEMGRQTYHIGFILPERADVDAVHAGLAATGADLSGPPAAMRGGWLFYCTAPGNILVEIGWRPG; this comes from the coding sequence ATGCGCTTGAACCATCTCGATTTCCACGTTCCCGACATCGCTGCCACGGCGGATTTCTTCATCTGCCATTTCGGTCTGAAGCTTAAGGATATGCGCGGTCAGAACGGCCTCGCGATCCTGGAAGACGATACCGGCCTCGAAATCGTCCTCAGCCACGCAATCGCAAAATTCGGCACCGCCGATCAGGTGGAGATGGGACGCCAGACCTATCACATCGGCTTCATCCTGCCCGAAAGGGCGGATGTCGATGCGGTCCATGCCGGGCTTGCGGCCACCGGTGCTGACCTGTCCGGTCCGCCGGCCGCCATGCGCGGCGGCTGGCTGTTTTATTGCACGGCGCCCGGAAACATCCTCGTCGAGATCGGCTGGCGGCCGGGTTAG
- a CDS encoding UDP-glucuronic acid decarboxylase family protein, with protein sequence MNYLGRIRARSVQASARDTNYSSGISRAPKRVLVTGGAGFLGSHLCDTLLAAGHQVICLDNFSTGMRRNIVHLKRVDRFNVVAHDIVHPLDLEVDEIYNLACPASPPHYQADPIHTTKTCVLGSLNLLELAARTGARILQASTSEVYGDPNVHPQVESYWGNVNSFGPRSCYDEGKRCAETLFFDFHNTHGVEIKIIRIFNTYGPRMRPDDGRVVSNFIVQALTGQDITIYGDGSQTRSFCFVDDLIGGMVRMMASPSSLTGPVNLGNPGEFTIRELAEQVIALTGSRSQIIHRALPVDDPRQRRPDISLAMQELDWRPKIDLSSGLRQTIDYFDGVLTRPARELEAV encoded by the coding sequence GTGAACTATCTTGGCAGGATTCGTGCGCGCTCTGTACAAGCTTCGGCTCGTGATACAAATTATTCATCCGGAATATCTCGCGCTCCCAAGAGAGTTCTTGTCACCGGCGGTGCGGGTTTCCTCGGATCGCATCTGTGCGACACGCTTTTGGCCGCCGGACACCAGGTGATCTGCCTCGACAACTTTTCCACCGGCATGCGGCGCAATATCGTCCATCTGAAGCGAGTCGATCGCTTCAATGTCGTCGCCCACGATATCGTCCACCCGCTCGATCTGGAAGTCGACGAGATCTATAACCTCGCCTGCCCGGCATCGCCCCCGCATTATCAGGCCGATCCGATCCATACGACAAAGACCTGCGTGCTGGGCTCCCTCAACCTTCTGGAGCTGGCCGCGCGCACCGGCGCACGCATCCTTCAGGCATCCACCTCCGAAGTCTACGGCGACCCGAACGTCCACCCGCAGGTCGAAAGCTACTGGGGCAACGTCAATTCGTTCGGGCCGCGCTCCTGCTATGACGAGGGCAAGCGGTGCGCCGAGACGCTGTTCTTCGACTTCCACAACACGCACGGCGTCGAGATCAAGATCATCCGCATCTTCAACACCTACGGCCCGCGGATGCGTCCGGACGACGGCCGCGTCGTCTCGAATTTCATCGTCCAGGCCCTGACGGGGCAAGACATCACGATATATGGCGACGGTTCCCAGACCCGCTCGTTCTGTTTCGTCGATGATCTCATCGGCGGCATGGTCCGCATGATGGCCTCGCCGTCGTCGCTGACGGGGCCCGTCAATCTCGGCAATCCGGGCGAATTCACGATCCGGGAGCTGGCCGAGCAGGTGATCGCATTGACCGGTTCCCGGTCGCAAATCATCCATCGCGCTCTGCCGGTTGACGATCCCCGTCAGCGTCGCCCCGATATTTCGCTTGCCATGCAGGAACTCGACTGGCGGCCGAAGATCGACTTGTCGAGCGGCCTGCGTCAGACGATCGACTATTTCGATGGCGTTCTCACCCGTCCGGCACGCGAGCTGGAGGCGGTCTGA
- the galE gene encoding UDP-glucose 4-epimerase GalE: MDAPRVLVTGGAGYIGSHTAKLLRSEGIEPVVYDNLTTGNRSSVRWGPFVEGDVLDTSCLIEVIEKYAPDAVIHFAASAYVGESVENPAKYYNNNVCGALSLIDACRQTGLQNVIFSSSCAVYGVPSVLPIDETLPKAPINPYGKTKLIFEHMLADYAAAYGLRYVALRYFNACGADPDGELGEWHVPETHLIPRALLAAAGRIPHLEIFGDDYDTPDGTCIRDYIHVADLARAHVQAFTHLTKGGANLAVNLGTGRGFSIRDVLRVIQETTGCEVPVVIHPRRPGDPPSLYADASLARETLCFQPRYSDLETIVRTAAPFFGLEARA; this comes from the coding sequence ATGGATGCGCCCCGGGTCCTGGTCACGGGCGGTGCCGGCTATATCGGCAGCCACACGGCCAAGCTCCTCCGCTCGGAGGGGATTGAGCCTGTCGTCTACGACAATCTCACGACCGGAAACCGTTCGTCCGTGCGCTGGGGGCCTTTCGTCGAAGGTGACGTCCTCGACACGTCATGCCTGATCGAGGTCATCGAGAAATATGCTCCCGATGCCGTCATCCACTTTGCCGCCTCGGCCTACGTCGGCGAGTCCGTGGAAAACCCGGCGAAATATTACAATAACAATGTCTGCGGTGCATTGTCGCTTATCGATGCCTGCCGGCAGACGGGGCTTCAAAACGTCATCTTCTCATCGAGCTGTGCCGTCTACGGCGTCCCTTCCGTGCTGCCGATCGATGAGACGTTGCCGAAGGCTCCGATCAATCCCTACGGCAAGACCAAGCTGATCTTCGAGCATATGCTCGCCGATTATGCGGCGGCCTACGGCCTGCGGTATGTTGCCCTGCGTTACTTCAATGCCTGTGGAGCCGATCCGGACGGCGAGCTTGGCGAATGGCACGTTCCGGAAACCCATCTCATTCCGCGGGCGCTGCTGGCCGCGGCCGGCCGGATTCCGCACCTGGAGATATTCGGCGATGATTACGACACCCCTGACGGCACCTGCATAAGGGACTATATTCACGTCGCAGATCTGGCGCGTGCCCATGTTCAGGCCTTCACCCATCTCACCAAAGGCGGAGCAAATCTCGCTGTCAACCTCGGCACGGGGCGGGGGTTTTCCATCAGGGACGTGCTGCGCGTGATCCAGGAAACGACCGGCTGCGAAGTCCCGGTCGTCATTCATCCACGCCGGCCGGGCGATCCGCCCAGCCTCTACGCCGACGCCAGCCTGGCCCGCGAGACGCTCTGCTTCCAGCCTCGATATTCCGACCTCGAAACCATCGTGCGGACGGCGGCTCCGTTCTTCGGACTGGAGGCGCGCGCGTGA
- a CDS encoding imm11 family protein translates to MGTARVKPQGIYILDSNENYGWEFANRKRLQPDSGRLGLNHLGVPWPSSMLDLPRGPWRIPDYAETPKLIFDPKRKVQDIYAVEYFLFISDKMKSLLEEFAPMSCEYLLCETEFSNGKAGPRIWQCSVVDSYRKAVDVESSPLIRVTQWGGYMISGGADWHFLPDVLKGTQLFRLVEYAGSIFCDQTFKDLCKDRGIKGTSFQQVGFLPK, encoded by the coding sequence GTGGGTACCGCCAGGGTGAAGCCTCAAGGAATTTACATACTCGATTCAAATGAAAATTATGGCTGGGAGTTCGCGAACCGGAAGAGGCTGCAGCCAGATAGCGGCCGCCTCGGCCTTAATCACTTGGGCGTTCCGTGGCCGAGTAGCATGCTCGATTTGCCGCGTGGCCCGTGGCGAATACCGGACTATGCCGAAACGCCAAAGCTGATATTTGATCCGAAGCGAAAGGTGCAAGACATTTATGCGGTAGAGTATTTCCTCTTCATCTCCGACAAAATGAAGAGCTTGCTTGAGGAATTTGCTCCAATGTCATGCGAATATCTGCTTTGCGAGACCGAGTTTTCGAATGGAAAAGCCGGCCCGAGAATCTGGCAGTGCAGCGTTGTCGATTCATACCGCAAGGCAGTGGATGTCGAGAGTTCCCCCTTAATTCGCGTCACTCAATGGGGCGGCTATATGATATCGGGCGGAGCTGACTGGCATTTTCTGCCTGATGTCCTCAAGGGCACGCAGCTCTTCCGCCTGGTTGAGTATGCGGGGTCAATTTTTTGCGATCAAACATTCAAGGACCTTTGCAAAGACAGAGGTATTAAAGGCACCTCTTTCCAACAGGTCGGCTTTTTACCGAAATAG
- a CDS encoding glycosyltransferase family 2 protein: MTELAIIQATHAPEPSHEPLLVPVLTGHRRTEYLFSAAVWACAFAYFWIWWLEPRHHVDAFGTITVSLVLAWVTALPAYFIVVFYRAARPNGPLRLPAGSRVAMVVTKAPAEPFSVVSETLLAMLAQEVEHDTWLADEDPSPETLDWCSRHGVLVSTRKGRSDYHRTSWPRRTRCKEGNLAFFYDHYGYSRYDFVAQLDADHVPAPDYLFQMLRPFADPKVGYVSAPSICDKNASESWSARGRLYAEASMHGSLQAGYNGGLAPMCIGSHYAVRTVALKQIGGLGPELAEDHSTTLMMNADGWRGVHALDAIAHGDGPRTFSDLVTQEFQWSRSLVMVLLRYSPSLVGRLPPRLKFQFLFSQLWYPLFAFFMLLMFALPIIALVRGQNFVTVTYPDFLAHFAPLSIALVVMAYRWRASSSFRPYDAKILSWECMLFLFARWPWALAGTLAAVHDFVTGSFVDFRVTPKGRSEVDLLPVRVLAPYGLLALMAVLPALAIGDAGASKGGYFFTILNAAIYCALLLVIVGRHSKENTVAAAPRFYRPAMATVLLALVALPGVATVMRGKDATEALAWGSGRLQLFEERYAASGAGRGGTALRTIFFKPRWISDPEEIQLRTDAAHPDVRPSVEEIHNA, from the coding sequence GTGACCGAACTTGCGATTATCCAAGCGACGCATGCTCCGGAACCCTCCCACGAGCCGCTTCTTGTCCCGGTTCTGACCGGACATCGGCGGACCGAATATCTGTTCTCGGCGGCCGTATGGGCCTGCGCCTTCGCCTATTTCTGGATCTGGTGGCTGGAGCCGCGCCATCACGTCGATGCTTTCGGCACAATTACGGTGAGCCTCGTTCTTGCCTGGGTTACCGCTCTGCCGGCCTATTTCATCGTCGTCTTCTATCGGGCGGCAAGACCGAACGGTCCCTTGCGCCTGCCGGCGGGCAGTCGAGTGGCCATGGTCGTGACCAAGGCGCCGGCCGAACCCTTCTCGGTCGTCAGTGAAACCCTGCTGGCGATGCTTGCCCAGGAGGTGGAACACGACACCTGGCTTGCCGACGAAGACCCTTCCCCCGAGACTCTCGACTGGTGCTCCCGTCACGGGGTCCTCGTCTCGACCCGCAAGGGGCGATCCGATTATCATCGGACGTCGTGGCCCCGACGCACGCGGTGCAAGGAAGGCAACCTCGCCTTCTTCTACGATCACTACGGCTACAGCCGCTACGATTTCGTGGCGCAACTCGATGCGGATCATGTTCCCGCGCCCGACTATCTTTTCCAGATGCTGCGTCCGTTCGCCGATCCAAAGGTCGGCTATGTCTCGGCCCCCAGCATTTGCGACAAGAACGCTTCCGAAAGCTGGTCGGCACGTGGAAGGCTCTATGCCGAGGCCAGCATGCATGGCTCGCTCCAAGCCGGTTACAATGGCGGCCTGGCGCCGATGTGCATAGGGTCGCATTACGCGGTGCGTACCGTCGCCCTCAAACAGATCGGCGGCCTCGGTCCGGAGTTGGCTGAAGACCATTCGACGACATTGATGATGAATGCCGATGGCTGGCGGGGGGTGCATGCGCTGGATGCCATCGCCCATGGTGACGGCCCCAGAACCTTCAGCGACCTCGTGACGCAGGAATTCCAGTGGTCGCGCAGCCTGGTCATGGTGCTGTTGCGGTACTCGCCGAGCCTCGTCGGCCGGCTGCCGCCCCGGCTCAAGTTCCAGTTCCTCTTTTCGCAACTCTGGTATCCGCTTTTTGCGTTCTTTATGTTGCTCATGTTTGCGCTGCCGATCATCGCGCTCGTGCGCGGCCAGAACTTCGTGACGGTGACCTATCCCGATTTCCTGGCGCATTTCGCACCGCTTTCTATCGCTCTCGTGGTCATGGCCTATCGCTGGCGCGCCAGCAGCTCGTTTCGCCCCTACGACGCCAAGATCCTGAGCTGGGAATGCATGCTCTTTCTCTTCGCGCGCTGGCCCTGGGCGCTCGCCGGCACGCTGGCGGCGGTGCACGATTTTGTGACAGGCTCCTTCGTCGATTTCCGCGTCACGCCGAAAGGGCGGTCCGAAGTCGATCTGCTGCCGGTGCGTGTCCTGGCGCCCTACGGTTTGCTGGCGCTGATGGCGGTATTGCCTGCGCTGGCAATCGGCGATGCCGGCGCCTCCAAGGGTGGTTACTTCTTTACCATTCTGAACGCGGCAATCTACTGCGCGCTGCTTTTGGTCATCGTCGGGCGCCATTCGAAGGAAAATACTGTTGCGGCGGCCCCGCGTTTCTACCGTCCGGCGATGGCGACCGTGCTTCTTGCGCTCGTCGCGCTGCCGGGGGTTGCAACCGTCATGCGCGGAAAGGATGCGACCGAGGCACTCGCCTGGGGCAGCGGCCGCCTTCAGCTGTTCGAAGAGCGCTACGCCGCCTCCGGTGCAGGCCGGGGCGGGACCGCGCTGCGCACGATCTTCTTCAAACCACGATGGATTTCCGATCCGGAGGAGATCCAACTGAGAACGGATGCCGCTCACCCGGATGTGCGGCCGAGCGTGGAGGAAATACACAATGCATAG
- a CDS encoding glycoside hydrolase family 26 protein, with translation MHSPSKIALLSLTGLLLSGVAVLPTALGSFAEGQPLTTSSIAPPTKMPVVTKESITFGAYDPHGDLGASPDSKIEHLFLPWEDVDLGTLALADDYAQARGRTLLISVEPWTWSTGSRQTSQELLHSILNGSRDANMAAVCSTAAKLKSPVIVRWGQEMDETDSQFSWSHWQGDDYAKAYRRMVEVCKVHLKTAKYMWSPKGNEGLQAFYPGNDVVDLIGLSVFGLEQYDRDKTGRDQTFAEHLAPGYARVAAYGKPIMVAELGYEGGDSFVRNWAESVTKRYPQFPALSAVIYFNDREVYPWPDGYGRPDWRVVRESIN, from the coding sequence ATGCATAGCCCATCCAAAATAGCCCTGTTGTCGTTAACCGGCCTGTTGCTGTCGGGAGTCGCGGTCCTGCCGACCGCTCTGGGCAGCTTTGCCGAAGGGCAGCCGCTGACGACATCGTCCATTGCGCCGCCGACCAAAATGCCGGTCGTCACGAAGGAGTCGATCACGTTCGGCGCCTATGATCCGCACGGAGATTTGGGCGCCTCGCCCGATTCGAAGATCGAACACCTCTTCCTGCCCTGGGAAGATGTCGATCTGGGCACGCTCGCCCTCGCCGATGATTATGCGCAAGCGCGTGGCCGCACCCTGCTGATCTCGGTCGAGCCCTGGACCTGGTCGACCGGTTCGCGCCAAACCTCGCAGGAACTGCTGCACAGCATCCTCAACGGTTCGCGCGATGCGAACATGGCCGCCGTCTGCTCGACTGCTGCCAAGCTGAAAAGTCCGGTCATCGTTCGCTGGGGACAGGAAATGGACGAAACCGACAGCCAGTTCTCCTGGTCGCATTGGCAGGGCGACGATTATGCCAAGGCCTATCGCCGGATGGTGGAGGTCTGCAAGGTCCACCTGAAGACGGCCAAATACATGTGGTCACCGAAGGGCAATGAGGGGCTTCAAGCCTTTTATCCCGGCAACGATGTCGTCGATCTCATCGGGCTCTCGGTCTTTGGCCTGGAGCAATACGACAGGGACAAGACTGGCCGTGACCAGACGTTTGCCGAGCACCTTGCGCCCGGATACGCCCGTGTCGCCGCTTACGGCAAGCCCATTATGGTTGCCGAACTCGGCTACGAAGGCGGCGATTCCTTCGTGCGAAACTGGGCTGAGAGCGTAACGAAACGCTATCCCCAGTTCCCGGCGCTCAGCGCCGTTATCTACTTCAACGACCGTGAAGTCTATCCGTGGCCGGACGGCTATGGCCGCCCCGACTGGCGGGTCGTCCGCGAAAGCATCAATTGA
- a CDS encoding methyl-accepting chemotaxis protein, whose protein sequence is MLKHLKIRTKIISVVALLGLITMAGLIYVISEFRRADAAYSAFIDHEAQASMLSARASASAVASVLQVTLLADMKPDTPAFQTALATPSKLPQARDRMKQALALVPSRKPAIDEIQAGIDEIETLANKIIEQSKAKDSAGALSNVALINAKLDALTPKMIANNDAMMAMLNDGGDALSASVNGRIVFCFVLIGIAVLAAVGFSVVVAQKGIAGPMTQLRLRMTRLAEGDTTSDVSGLDRGDEVGQMAKAVSVFRDNAIERARIEARAETDRDVSDSERRDREAQKAREASELDRAVTALGDGLRRLAAGDLASHIAEPFVAHLDALREDFNNSVEKLNETLHTVGANARAIGAGANEIRSSADQLSQRTEQQSASVEETAAALEEITTTVRDAAKRAEEASQLVARTRLGAEKSGEVVRKAVSAMQQIEKSSGEISNIIGVIDDIAFQTNLLALNAGVEAARAGDAGKGFAVVAQEVRELAQRSAKAAKEIKALISTSGSHVQTGVSLVGETGKALDAIVQEVQEINQHVHAIAEASREQSIGLQEINTAVNTMDQGTQQNAAMVEESTAASHNLATEAAALNNLLSQFRLTGTGGFTTSAPIAAAPRAAARPATRAAPICVAREGTARPAASPARALGQKIANAFGAGSSTSPSQDPDWTEF, encoded by the coding sequence ATGCTGAAACATTTGAAAATCCGCACCAAAATCATATCGGTCGTGGCGCTCCTGGGGCTGATCACCATGGCCGGGCTGATCTACGTCATTTCCGAGTTCCGCCGAGCGGACGCTGCCTACAGCGCTTTCATCGATCATGAGGCGCAGGCCTCGATGCTGAGCGCGCGCGCCAGCGCATCGGCGGTGGCCTCGGTGTTGCAGGTCACCCTGCTTGCCGACATGAAGCCCGATACGCCGGCATTCCAGACGGCGCTCGCCACACCGAGCAAGCTGCCGCAGGCGCGTGACCGCATGAAGCAGGCGCTGGCGCTGGTGCCCAGCCGCAAGCCGGCGATCGATGAAATTCAGGCGGGCATCGATGAGATCGAAACTCTGGCGAACAAGATCATCGAACAGAGCAAGGCCAAGGACAGCGCCGGTGCGCTTTCGAATGTTGCCCTGATCAATGCCAAGCTTGATGCGCTGACGCCGAAGATGATCGCCAACAATGATGCGATGATGGCGATGCTCAACGACGGCGGCGACGCACTCTCTGCTTCCGTCAACGGGCGAATCGTCTTCTGTTTCGTGCTGATCGGTATCGCCGTTCTCGCCGCCGTCGGTTTCAGCGTGGTCGTCGCCCAGAAGGGCATCGCCGGCCCGATGACGCAGCTGCGCCTGCGCATGACCCGGCTTGCCGAGGGTGATACGACAAGCGATGTCAGCGGCCTCGACCGCGGCGACGAAGTCGGCCAGATGGCAAAGGCCGTTTCGGTCTTCCGCGACAATGCGATCGAGCGCGCCCGGATCGAAGCGCGCGCCGAAACAGACCGCGACGTCAGCGACAGCGAGCGCCGCGACCGCGAGGCGCAGAAGGCCCGCGAAGCATCGGAACTCGACCGCGCCGTCACCGCGCTCGGCGACGGCCTGCGCCGCCTTGCCGCCGGCGATCTCGCCTCGCATATCGCCGAACCCTTCGTCGCGCATCTCGATGCGCTGCGTGAGGATTTCAACAACTCGGTCGAGAAGCTCAACGAGACCCTGCATACGGTCGGCGCCAATGCCCGGGCGATCGGTGCCGGCGCCAACGAGATTCGTTCCTCCGCGGACCAGCTTTCCCAGCGGACGGAACAGCAATCGGCCTCCGTCGAAGAAACGGCAGCGGCGCTGGAGGAGATCACAACGACGGTGCGCGACGCCGCCAAGCGGGCCGAGGAGGCAAGCCAGCTCGTCGCCCGCACCCGCCTCGGCGCCGAGAAATCCGGCGAGGTCGTCCGCAAGGCGGTCTCCGCCATGCAGCAGATCGAGAAGTCCTCGGGCGAAATCTCCAACATCATCGGCGTCATCGACGACATCGCCTTCCAGACTAATCTTCTGGCCCTGAACGCAGGCGTCGAAGCTGCCCGTGCCGGCGATGCCGGCAAGGGTTTTGCCGTCGTCGCCCAGGAAGTGCGCGAGCTCGCCCAGCGCTCGGCGAAGGCCGCCAAGGAGATCAAGGCGCTGATCAGCACCTCCGGCTCGCATGTGCAGACCGGCGTCTCGCTGGTCGGCGAGACCGGCAAGGCGCTCGACGCGATCGTCCAAGAGGTGCAGGAGATCAACCAGCACGTCCACGCGATCGCCGAAGCCTCCCGCGAACAATCGATCGGGCTGCAGGAGATCAACACCGCCGTCAACACCATGGACCAGGGCACGCAGCAGAATGCGGCGATGGTCGAGGAATCGACAGCCGCCAGCCATAACCTGGCAACGGAAGCGGCAGCGCTCAACAATCTGCTTAGCCAATTCAGGCTGACCGGCACCGGCGGCTTCACCACGAGTGCGCCAATCGCCGCAGCACCACGCGCTGCCGCCCGCCCGGCAACCAGGGCAGCCCCGATCTGCGTCGCCCGCGAAGGCACCGCCCGCCCGGCCGCCTCGCCGGCCCGCGCGCTCGGCCAGAAGATCGCCAACGCCTTCGGCGCCGGCAGCAGCACATCGCCGAGCCAGGATCCCGACTGGACGGAATTCTAA